A stretch of the Deltaproteobacteria bacterium genome encodes the following:
- a CDS encoding ribonuclease Z, with amino-acid sequence MKTAFVPRLVNGPFGDPGLYIHQRWRGRALLFDLGRIERVPAGDLLRVTHVFVSHTHIDHFIGFDHLLRLFLARPIRLELFGPPGIIANVRGKLAGYTWNLVDNYEFVLTVNEVGLDQRLRWVRLPAASAFEPAAEGERALPSGPAVLLQEPQFSVSGVLLDHRIPCLGFALLENRHLNLRTEELERLGIPPGPWLAALKDALRRGAPEQTAIVAHWRENGTAQQRSFSLAELRDRLIVDTPGQAIAYVTDTVFSQDNATRIAALAAGADIFFCESLFVDEDREQAARRYHMTARQAGTLARLARVKRLEVFHFSPRYEGDAERLRAEAAAAFAGTIPPDEPVDGLLAEP; translated from the coding sequence GTGAAGACCGCATTCGTTCCCCGGCTGGTCAACGGGCCGTTCGGCGACCCCGGCCTGTATATCCACCAGCGCTGGCGCGGGCGCGCCCTGCTTTTCGATCTCGGCCGCATCGAGCGCGTACCGGCGGGCGACCTGCTGCGCGTCACCCACGTGTTCGTCTCGCACACGCACATCGATCACTTCATCGGCTTCGACCATCTGCTGCGCTTGTTTTTGGCCCGCCCGATCCGGCTCGAGCTGTTCGGGCCCCCGGGCATCATCGCCAACGTGCGCGGTAAACTGGCCGGCTATACTTGGAACCTGGTCGACAACTACGAGTTCGTGCTGACGGTCAACGAGGTCGGGCTGGATCAACGCCTGCGCTGGGTACGCCTGCCGGCCGCAAGCGCGTTCGAGCCCGCCGCCGAGGGCGAGCGGGCGTTGCCGAGCGGGCCGGCGGTCCTGCTGCAGGAACCGCAATTCAGCGTCTCGGGTGTGCTGCTCGATCACCGGATCCCGTGTCTCGGGTTTGCGCTGCTCGAGAACCGTCATCTCAACTTGCGCACCGAAGAGCTGGAGAGGCTGGGGATTCCGCCGGGTCCGTGGCTGGCGGCGCTCAAGGACGCGCTGCGGCGTGGTGCTCCGGAGCAGACCGCGATCGTGGCGCACTGGCGTGAGAACGGCACGGCGCAACAGCGCTCGTTCTCGCTGGCCGAGCTGCGCGACCGGCTGATCGTCGATACCCCGGGGCAAGCGATCGCCTATGTCACCGATACCGTGTTCAGTCAGGACAATGCCACGCGCATCGCTGCACTGGCAGCGGGCGCGGACATCTTCTTTTGCGAATCCCTTTTCGTTGACGAGGATCGCGAGCAGGCGGCACGCCGCTACCACATGACCGCGCGCCAGGCCGGCACGCTGGCGCGGCTGGCGCGAGTTAAGCGCCTCGAGGTCTTCCACTTCTCGCCCCGCTATGAGGGCGATGCCGAGCGCCTGCGCGCCGAGGCCGCAGCGGCTTTTGCCGGCACGATCCCGCCCGACGAACCGGTCGATGGCCTGCTCGCCGAGCCGTGA
- a CDS encoding M24 family metallopeptidase, which translates to MASSIAAIQAALHAQSDAAGIDAWLFYDFRGSDALAYRVLGLPQAELTRRWFYLVPASGHPRALVSAVEPEALADLPGERIVYRTWQDLHDGLRGLLRGCRRVAMQYSPNNAIPYVSRVDAGTVELVRSCGVELVSSADLMQRCEAVWSPAQYASHCRAARGLRQTVDDTFAHIAAAINAGTQSTELGAQAFMLDSFARAGLLTSKPPIVAVDSHSANPHYQPEPATNAAIRRGSFVLIDLWAKEPGGVYADITWTGYAGESVPDEYANVFAVVRAARDAAVMLVSEAARSQRSLCGADVDEAARSVIRRAGYGDYFVHRTGHSIGVEVHGNGANIDGFESPDHRRLIPGTCFSIEPGIYLPGRFGVRSEVDVYLSERDAEVTGMPAQTAVVPLLAPKMRVA; encoded by the coding sequence ATGGCAAGCTCGATTGCAGCCATCCAAGCGGCTCTGCACGCGCAGTCAGACGCGGCCGGGATTGATGCTTGGCTGTTCTACGATTTTCGCGGCAGCGATGCCCTTGCCTATCGCGTACTCGGTCTACCGCAGGCGGAACTCACGCGGCGCTGGTTCTACCTAGTGCCGGCCAGCGGTCATCCGCGGGCGCTGGTATCGGCGGTCGAGCCCGAGGCGTTGGCAGACCTGCCGGGCGAGCGGATCGTCTATCGCACGTGGCAGGATCTCCACGACGGCCTGCGCGGCTTGCTGCGCGGCTGTCGCCGAGTGGCGATGCAGTATTCGCCGAACAATGCCATTCCGTACGTCAGCCGGGTCGATGCCGGCACCGTCGAGCTGGTCCGCAGCTGCGGCGTGGAGTTGGTCTCCTCGGCCGACCTCATGCAGCGCTGCGAGGCGGTATGGAGCCCGGCGCAATACGCCAGCCACTGCCGCGCCGCCCGCGGGTTGCGCCAAACGGTCGATGACACCTTCGCCCACATCGCCGCCGCCATCAACGCCGGCACCCAGTCGACCGAGCTGGGCGCGCAAGCATTCATGCTCGATTCTTTTGCTCGCGCAGGCCTGCTCACGAGCAAGCCCCCAATCGTCGCGGTCGACAGCCATAGCGCTAACCCTCACTACCAACCCGAGCCCGCCACCAACGCGGCTATTCGGCGCGGTAGCTTTGTGTTAATCGACCTCTGGGCAAAGGAGCCAGGCGGGGTGTACGCAGACATCACATGGACCGGCTATGCGGGCGAGAGCGTGCCGGATGAATATGCCAACGTGTTCGCGGTGGTGCGCGCGGCCCGCGATGCCGCCGTCATGCTGGTAAGTGAGGCAGCGCGCTCGCAGCGCTCACTCTGCGGCGCAGATGTCGATGAAGCGGCCCGCTCGGTCATTCGCCGCGCCGGCTACGGCGACTACTTCGTCCATCGCACCGGGCATTCGATCGGCGTCGAGGTCCACGGCAACGGCGCCAACATCGACGGCTTCGAGAGCCCCGATCACCGCCGCCTGATTCCCGGCACCTGCTTCTCGATCGAGCCGGGAATCTACCTGCCGGGGCGGTTCGGCGTGCGCAGCGAAGTGGACGTATACCTCTCCGAGCGCGACGCCGAGGTTACCGGCATGCCGGCGCAAACCGCCGTTGTGCCGCTACTCGCTCCGAAGATGAGGGTCGCATGA